One Pseudomonadota bacterium DNA window includes the following coding sequences:
- a CDS encoding CDP-alcohol phosphatidyltransferase family protein codes for MLDRWTTQWVAPPLQRAAKRLQRAGVSADSVTVVGFGIGMTAVPALAFQQYGYALVAILISRTLDGLDGTLARLNGPTDRGGFLDITLDFIFYASVVFGFALADPAANALAAACLSTCFMGTGSSFLAFAAVAQKHDLQRIDLPHKSLYYIGGLAEGTETIGFFVAICLWPQHFAMMAYGFAVICVITTLTRLYGGYRALGDTGSASDR; via the coding sequence GTGCTGGATAGGTGGACAACCCAGTGGGTCGCACCGCCGCTGCAACGGGCAGCCAAGCGGCTGCAACGCGCCGGCGTCTCGGCCGACTCGGTCACCGTGGTCGGTTTTGGTATCGGCATGACGGCCGTGCCGGCGTTGGCTTTCCAGCAATACGGCTACGCGCTGGTGGCAATCCTCATCAGCCGCACACTCGACGGCCTCGACGGTACGCTCGCGCGGCTCAACGGCCCGACCGACCGCGGCGGCTTTCTCGACATCACACTCGATTTCATCTTCTACGCGAGCGTGGTGTTCGGCTTCGCACTCGCCGACCCCGCGGCCAACGCACTCGCCGCAGCGTGTCTGAGCACGTGTTTCATGGGCACCGGGTCGAGTTTCCTGGCCTTTGCAGCAGTCGCACAAAAGCACGACCTGCAGCGGATCGACCTGCCGCACAAGTCGCTCTATTACATCGGCGGGCTGGCTGAGGGCACCGAGACCATCGGCTTCTTCGTCGCCATCTGCCTCTGGCCACAACATTTCGCCATGATGGCCTACGGCTTCGCGGTGATCTGCGTGATCACCACGTTGACGCGCTTGTACGGCGGCTACCGCGCCCTCGGCGACACCGGGTCAGCGAGCGATCGCTGA